The Schizosaccharomyces pombe strain 972h- genome assembly, chromosome: I genome contains a region encoding:
- the rcl1 gene encoding rRNA processing protein produces the protein MSTGQLKRFKGCEYLTHRLVLATLSGTPIRVEGIYPDEADPGVKDYQVSFLRLLEKLTNGSVIEISYTGTSFIYRPGNIIGGRVVHDCPTTKGIGYFLEPILILCLFAKTPTSLTLTGVTSSNEDIGVDVLRTSVLPSLQKRFQVGDELELRILKRGSAPGGGGEVNFLCPVIKESLPPIRLSEFGRVFRIRGIASSTRVSPAFANRLVESARGVLNPFIPDVFIYTDVRRGDECGNSPGYSITLVAETNKGCSYAAEHCGEAGETPEDVGSFCAKKLLEVIESGGCVDPYTQPSTLTGMLLSSEDVNTIVVGQLGITSQLVVFLRDVKALFNCEYRFKELESGQVEMSCLGKGYLNVNRRIQ, from the coding sequence ATGTCAACCGGTCAGCTCAAACGCTTTAAAGGATGTGAGTATTTGACGCATCGGTTAGTCCTTGCAACTCTCTCGGGAACTCCGATTCGAGTTGAAGGAATTTACCCAGATGAAGCCGATCCTGGTGTCAAAGATTACCAGGTTTCGTTTTTAAGGCTGTTGGAGAAGTTGACCAATGGCAGTGTCATAGAAATTTCTTACACAGGTACTTCGTTCATATATCGCCCAGGAAATATTATAGGAGGTCGTGTAGTCCATGATTGTCCAACTACCAAAGGGATAGGCTATTTTTTGGAACCAATTCTAATACTTTGTCTTTTTGCAAAAACCCCTACTTCACTTACTCTTACTGGAGTTACTTCCAGTAATGAAGATATTGGTGTCGATGTTTTGCGCACTAGTGTATTACCCTCTCTTCAAAAGCGTTTTCAAGTTGGTGATGAACTTGAGTTGCGCATATTAAAGCGTGGTTCTGCTCCTGGCGGAGGAGGTGaagtgaattttttatgtcCTGTAATTAAAGAGTCTTTACCTCCCATTCGTCTCTCAGAATTTGGAAGAGTCTTCCGAATCAGAGGAATTGCTTCTTCAACTAGAGTATCTCCCGCTTTTGCAAATCGCTTAGTAGAATCTGCTCGCGGAGTTTTAAATCCTTTTATACCCgatgttttcatttatacAGACGTTCGCCGTGGAGATGAATGTGGTAACAGTCCTGGGTATTCTATCACTTTAGTTGCAGAAACTAATAAGGGTTGCTCTTATGCTGCCGAGCATTGTGGTGAAGCTGGAGAAACACCAGAAGATGTTGGTTCCTTTTGCGCAAAGAAATTATTGGAAGTTATTGAATCTGGTGGTTGTGTAGATCCATATACACAACCTTCAACTTTAACCGGGATGCTACTATCCTCTGAAGACGTTAACACAATAGTTGTGGGTCAACTTGGTATTACTTCGCAATTAGTTGTTTTTCTTCGGGATGTGAAGGCACTTTTCAATTGCGAATATAGATTTAAAGAGCTCGAATCAGGCCAGGTGGAGATGTCATGCTTAGGAAAAGGATATTTAAATGTCAATCGCCGCATTCAATAG
- the taf9 gene encoding SAGA complex/transcription factor TFIID complex subunit Taf9 yields MSSPGISDESIKGPKDVRLIHLILSSLGVPSYSQTVPLQLLTFAHRYTQQLIQDSQVYAEHSRGQNAPISVEDVRLAVASQINHSFTGPPPKEFLLELAMERNRKPLPQIQPSYGFRLPPEKYCLTQPNWIVSNETQQNQPKEENSSDSRMEEDKLDFSVKSE; encoded by the coding sequence atGAGTTCTCCAGGAATAAGTGATGAATCTATAAAAGGACCTAAGGACGTTCGTCTGATTCATCTAATACTTAGCTCTCTGGGTGTTCCATCATACTCTCAAACAGTGCCTTTGCAGTTGTTAACATTTGCACATAGATATACACAGCAGTTAATCCAGGATTCACAGGTTTATGCGGAACATTCACGTGGGCAAAATGCTCCAATTTCTGTAGAAGATGTACGTTTAGCTGTTGCTTCTCAAATCAATCACTCCTTCACTGGACCTCCaccaaaagaatttttacTAGAGCTTGCTATGGAGAGAAATCGAAAACCTTTACCCCAAATTCAGCCGTCTTATGGGTTTCGTCTTCCACCGGAGAAGTACTGTTTAACTCAACCCAACTGGATTGTCAGTAATGAAACCCAACAGAATCAACCAAAGGAAGAGAACTCCTCGGATTCACGAATGGAGGAGGATAAACTTGACTTCTCTGTGAAGTctgaataa